AGGCCTGCGCCGAAGTGACTTGCCAGCCACCGGCGCTCCTGGGAGTGGATGCCGCGATCCTGTTTTCCGACATCCTGACGGTGCTTCCTCCGCTGGGGTTCGATCTCGCCTTCCGCGAAGGGGAAGGTCCGCGCATCTCCAATCCTTTGCGTTCCGGTGATGGTCGGAATCTGACCGCCTTTGATCCGGTACAGGAATTGTCCTATGTGATGGACGCTGTGCGTGCATGTCGTGCGGCACTTCCCGCCGACTTGCCGCTGATCGGGTTCGCCGGGGCCCCTTGGACGGTGGCTTGCTATGCGGTCGATGGCGGGGGCTCCAAGGAGTTTTCTCGCACGCGGGCGTGGCTGTATTCCGACCCGAACGGTTTCGCCAAGGTTCTGGCCACGTTGGCCGACACCACGGCGGATTACCTCGCCGCCCAGGCCGAAGCTGGATGCCAGGTCTTGCAGGTGTTCGAATCGTGGGGCGGATTATTGTCACCCACCGACTACCGACGCATGGTGATTCCGGCCATGGAAAGGCTCTTGTCGCGATTGCGCGAGAAGACGAACCTGCCCGTGATCGTCTATTGCAACGGTGGCTCCACGCTGTTGCGCGAGCTGCTGCCGTTGGATTGCCAGGTGTTGGCCTTCGATTGGCGCATCGAGATGAAGGATGCCCGCGCGATCGCCGGAAAGCGTCCCTTGCAGGGCAACTTCGATCCGTGCCTGTTGCACGCCTCGCACGAGGACATCGGCCGGCGCGTGCGCGAGGTCGCGGCACAATCCGCTGGCGGCGCTTGGATCGCCAACCTGGGACACGGCATCCAGCCGGACGCGCCTGTGGCCGGACTCAAGGCCCTGATCGATGCGGTGCATGCGATCGATCCCAGGACGCTCGCGTGACCTTGCGGGTGGGAATCGTGGGAGCCGGGATCTCCGGCTTGTCCACGCACCACTTCCTGGAGCGCGAAGCGGCCAAACGCGGCCTGGCGATCCAGGTGGAAACTTGGGACCCGCGCCCGTCGCCAGGCGGGAACGTCCGCACGGAAAATCGCGATGGATGGCGTTGCGAAGAAGCGGCGGAAAGCATCCTCAACAGCCGCACGGAAACCCGCGAACTGGCTCTGGAGCTTGGATTGGCCGATCGGATCGTCCAGGCTTCTCCGGCGGCCAGGAAGCGATTCCTGGTCTGGCGCGGGAAGTTGCGGGCGATGGGGCCGCAATCCGTTTTCGGGTCGTTTCCCACTTGGAGCGCCAAGCTCGCGGCCCTGAAGGAGCCTTTTGTCCAGCGCGGCCCCGAAGATGAAAGCTTTGCCGATTTCGGGCGTCGCCGGCTGGGGAAGGGATTGTTCGAGCAGATCATGGATCCGATGGTCACCGGGATCTACGCGGCCAATCCTGAACTCCTGTCCGTCCGGTCGGCGTTCCCGCGGATCAAGGCCATGGAGCAGGAGCACGGCTCGTTGGTTCTGGCCCTTTGGCACGGGCGCAAGGCGCGTGCGCGCCAGCCCAAGGAGAGCAAGGCCGGTTCGGGCTCCTACAGCTTCCGCGGCGGAATGACGGATCTTGTCAATGCGTTGGCCGCCTCGCTCGGTGGATCGGTGCTCACCGACCAGCCTCTGGTGCGCCTGGAGCGATTGGAAAACGGCTGGCGTCTGCACGGACGCGACCGCACCGCCGATTTCGACCGGGTCGTCCTTGCGCTGCCATCTCATCAGTTGGGAAATCTCGACGGCCTGCCCGCGACCTCTCGGGTGGATCTGTGCGGTGTGCCGTACAATCCCGTGGCGGTGGTTGGACTGGGCTTCAAGCGCGAACAGGTCCTCCATCCTCTCGATGGCTTCGGGTTCCTGGTGCCTCGGTCGGAAGGTCGGAAGATTCTGGGAACGCTGTTCACATCTTCGCTATGGACGGACGCCGCTCCCGAAGGTCATGTGCTCCTGCGCACCATGGTGGGAGGGGGACGCAGTCCCGAACTGGCGGGTTTGGCGGAGCACGAGCTGATCGCGATGGTCCAGGCTGAACTCGCCGAGCTTGTCGGCGCGCAAGGTGCGCCGGTCTTCAGCCATGTGAAGCGCTACGCCCAAGGAATTCCTCAATACCCGGTCGGGCACCACCTGGTGGTGGAACGGCTGAGGCAGGAATTGTCAGCTCTGGGCCTGTTCCTCGCCGGTAACGCATGGGACGGCATCGGGGTCAACGACTGCGTCGCCGCCTCCGCCGCCCGTGCGGTAACGATCCTGGCCGGAGCCTAGTCCACCGCCCAGACCAGGACCTTCAGGTAGAGGGTCTCGGGCATGGAGGGGTGGAGCGGATGGTCGGGAGCGGCTCCGAGTCTGGCGATCAGGCGGGCTTGGCGCTTTTTCTGACGCAGCGCCCGTACGACGGCCTGGTGGAAGTCGCCTTCATCCACCAATCCCGAGCAGGAACAGGTGACCAGGATTCCACCGGGCTCCAGGACTTCCAAGCCCAGGCGTGACAGATTCTGGTACCCGATCAAGGCCTGGTCCACCGTCTTGCGGCTTTTGGCGAAAGCGGGCGGATCCAGAACCACCACGCCGAACTGGCGGCCCTGTTCGGCCAATTGGCGGAGACCATCGAACACGTCGCCGTGAAGGAGTCCGAAATTGCCGCGGAAATCCGCTCGTTCCCATCCTTGGCGCACCCATTCCAGGGCGGAGGCGTCGGAGTCCAGGAATTCGCAGCCTGTGGCTCCGGCCTTGGCCATGGCCAAACCCCAGCCACCGGTGTAGGAGCAGGCATCGAGCACCGTGCGTCCGGTCGCGAACTTCGCGAGACGTTTGCGGTTTTCCGTCTGGTCCAGGAAAAAGCCGGTCTTCTGGCCGGCCCCGATGGGAGCGGCAGCCTCGACACCGTCGGCGACCGGAACCCATGCCACGTCCAGTGGAGTTCCGAACCATCGATCCTCCTGCGGGAGACCTTCCAGTTCGCGGGAATGGCTCTTGCCGGACAACTTCACGCCGACGAAGCCCATCTCCAACAAGGCTTGCGCGATGACCGGAGCACGACGATCCATGGCGGCGGTCTGCGCCTGCACCACGGCGTGTGTCCCGTACAAATCGATGGTCAGGCCAGGCAAGCGATCGCCATCGGCATTGATCAATCGGCAGACGGTCGAAGATCCCACCCAGCTTTGTCGTTCCTGCTGGGCCTTTTGGAAGCGTGCCTTCCAGAAGGACACATCAGGAGCGGCCGATGGGAGATCGGACTGAATACGTGCAGCGATCAAGGTGTTGGGGTGGCAATCGACCATGCCCAACGGGCGGCCGTTGGCCGCCTGAAGCATTCGCGATTCCCCGATTTCCGGACGCGAGCTCCGCTTCCAGTCCACTTCGTTTGAGAAGACCCAGAGGTGCCCGGCGAGCACCCGGCGTTCTTCACGCGGCAACAAAAAGAGAGGTTCCATAGAAAAAAAAGACGCCTCCCGAAGCGAATCGGAAGGCGTCGAAGTGGGCAATGCAGGGCTCGAACCTGCGACCCGGTGATTAAGAGTCACCTGCTCTACCAACTGAGCTAATTGCCCGACGAGGGAGAAAATATAGGGGGACCTACCGTCGATGTCAAGATGTCGAGTGCTGAGAAAATTCGATCGGCAAGCCGGTCCACCAAGGATGTGTTAAACTCTCAAAGTGACCTGGACGCGCGAACAGGTGCAGAAGGAGCCCGTGTGGGCGGAGGTAGTGGATGTGATCCACTGCGTCGCCGTCGTGTTTGGTTCGATCACAGTTGCCGCAGGGTTCCTGCGGTCCCGGTCCATGGGTGGGTTCGGATTATCCATCTACACCAGCGGCCTCTTGGCCATCTTGGTTCTCGCTTTTGTTTTTCGATCACGCCTGCCTCGGATGGCTCGGTCCATTCTTATCCTGGTCACGCTGTTGATGGCTGTGTTCGGAGCGATGCTCCACATGGGGATTTATGCCGCAAGTGCCGCCTTGTTGCCCGTGTTGGTGGTCATCGCCTGGTTGATTTGGTCGCGAAGGGCCGCGCTGGTGCTGACCATCGTGGTGGTCGCAGGATTTGTGTGCCTTGCCTTGCTGCACATCGCCGGGTGGGCCTCGATCCCCTACGACGTCCGTTTGTTCGATCGGATGCCGACGTACTGGTTGAACTTGTCCGCTGTGTATACGCTTGCGGGCGTGCTGATGTTCGGGGTCACATACACTCTCCTGCACAGGATGCAAGCCGCGGTTCGCAGCGCCAACGAGAGCGAGAAATCCGTGCGGGGCAACCAGGAGCGCTTGGCGGAAATCCTTCGAGGGATTCACGATGTCGTGTTCCTTCATGATCCGCGAACAGGATTGATCTTGGAGGCTTTTGGTCGTGTTCAGGAGATGTACGGATATGGACCCGAGGATTTGATCGGAAAGGATGTCCAAGCGGTTTCCGCGGGGTTTGCGCCCTGGAGCAGAGACGAAGCCAAAGATTGGATCGATCAGGCGAAGCTGGAAGGCTTCGCGATCTTCCCTTGGAAAGCGCGTCGAGCCGACGGGACACTGTTTTGGGTGGAGGTTTCCATTCGCCCGATCCATCTGGTTGGAGAAGAGAAGATCCTGGTGACGGTGAGCGATATCGATGGTTTCGTGAACGCCCAATCGGATCTGGCAACGATCAATGCGGAACTCGAATCGCGTGTGGAGCAACGCACCCTCGAGATCCAACAAGAACGAGAGGCGGCAAGGGCCTTCGCCTACTCCGTTTCGCACGATCTGCGATCGCCGCTTCGCGCCATCAACGGCTTCACGAAAATCCTGCGTGAAGACTTCGAATCCTCCTTGCCTTCCGAGGGGCGGCAGGCGTTGGTCCGGATCGAATCGGCCGCCGAGCGGATGGGGGGATTGATCGAAGCGTTGCTCTCGCTTTCCAAGGTGGATCGCCACCCCGTCCACCTGAGCCAGGTGGACATTTCCTGTCTGATCCAGGAGGTTCGGGAGGAGCTGTGCGCGGCAGCCCAGTGTCCTGGTGCGGGAAAAAGCTGTTGCAACGTCCAATGGAGCGTCGCGTCCTTGCCGTCTCTGCTTACGGACCATGCGCTTGCCCGGATGGTCCTCACCAATGTGCTGGGAAACGCGTGCAAGTTCATCCGCCCCGATTCGATCCAACGCATCGAGATCTTCGCGCAGGAGCGGGCGGACGGGATCTGGTGCGTGGTTTCGGACAACGGGGTGGGATTCGACATGGCCTATGCCGACAAGCTTTTCCAGGCCTTCCAGCGACTGCACTCCGACTCGGTCGATGGCATCGGGATCGGCTTGGCCACCGTGAAAAAAGCGCTCGACCGCTTGGGCGGGGCCATCGAGGCCGAAGGCGTCGTGGGTGCGGGCGCGACATTCCGCTTCCGGCTCGGACCAGCAGCGAACAACGTTCGCGACGAGGTCTAAACGGTCAGATTCTGACGGCTAAGCCCGACTTGGCGATGGCCTGCTTGAGCTGTCCCACCGTGTAGCCGTCGATGTGCGTGAGGCTCGCGACGAGGGCCGCGTCCGCACCAACGTTGGGCATGAGGACTTCGGATAGGTGCTGGGGTGTTCCCGCGCCGCCGGAGGCGATCACCGGGATGGATACCGCCTGGACGATCTTGCGGGTGATCTCCAGCTCGTAGCCCGCCTTGGTTCCGTCGGCGTCGATGGAGTTCAGGCAGATCTCTCCTGCACCCAATTCTTCCGCACGCTTGGCCCATGCCACGGCGTCGATTCCCGTGCGTTCCCGACCGCCCTTGACCACGATCTCGTAACCGCTCGGGACCTTTTCCGATACGCCCACTTTCAGGGCGTCCATTCCCAGCACGATGCACTGGTTACCGAAAGCCTTGGCGCCATCGGAGATGATGGACGGAGTCCGCACCGCCAGCGAGTTGAGGGAGACCTTTTCCGCGCCGGCCAGCAGCACGTCGCGCATGTCCTGGAGATTGCGGATCCCGCCACCCACCGAAAAGGGGATGAACACGTGTCTGGCCACACCACGGACCATCTCGATGTCGATGGCGCGGTTTTCCGCCGAGGCGGTGATGTCGTAGAACACGAGTTCGTCGACACCCTGGCGGTAGTACTCGGCGCCCATCTCGACGGGATCGCCCAAGTCGAGATTGCCTTCGAACTTCACGCCTTTGGTGACTTTGCCGTTTCGAACGTCCAGGCAGACGATCACGCGTTTGGCGAGCATTTCATGGGTCCTTTGGGGCTATGGCTTCCAGGTGCCGAAGTTGGACAACAGGCGCAGGCCGTTCTCGCCGCTCTTTTCGGTGTGGAACTGGGTGGCCACCACGTTGCCGCCGTCGAGGATGCTCGCGAATTCCTGGCCGCCGTACTCGGTGCTTCCCAGGATGTTCTCGGGACGCTGGGGGGCGGGATAGAACGAGTGCACGAAATAGAAGTGCGAATCCTGGGCGATCCCCTGGAACAAGGGGTGCGGACGCACGAACCGCACGGGATTCCAGCCCATGTGCGGGACTTTGGGGCGCGGCTGGGGAAGGTGGGAGAAGTCGAATCGCTTGACCTGGCCCGGCAGGATCCCGAGGCAGTCCACGCCGCCGTCCTCCTCCGAGCGCTCCAACAGAATCTGGCAGCCGATGCAGATGCCCAGAACGGGGATGCCGCGTCGCACCGCCTCGATCAAGGCTTGGTCCATTCCCTTGCTGCGCAGGTTTTCCATGGCTTGGCCGGCGGCGCCGACTCCCGGGAACACCACTCGTTGGGCCTTCCGGACCACGTCTGGATCATCTGAAATGGAGTGGGCGATGCCCACCTTGGACAAGGCGAGCGACACGGAGGTCAGGTTTCCCGCCTTGTAGTCGACAAGAATCGTCACTTGCTTCTCCGCGGCTTGGCGACCTTGGACGGGCGCGATAGCGGGCGTGCCCGACGAGGAGAGGACTTGGAAGCCGGCTGGGTGGCCGCTTTGGCGGCCGGCAAGCGCAGACGCACAGCCTCGGCGTGGTGGTGGAAGCCTTCCGCGTCCGCCAAGGCGGCGATGTGCGGACCATCGGCGGCCAATGCCTGGGGGCCGTACAGCAGGAGGCTGGTGCGCTTGATGAAGTCGTAGACTCCCAGCGGCGAGGCGAATCGTGCCGTTCCATTGGTGGGAAGGATGTGGTTGGGGCCGGCCATGTAGTCGCCGACAGATTCTGCCGTCCAGGGGCCGACGAAGATGGCGCCGGCGTTGTGCAGGCCCTCGAGGATCTCCTTGGCGTTGTTGGACAGGATTTCGGCGTGCTCGGGAGCGATGCGGTTGGCCACGTCCAGCGCGACGGTCCAGTTGGGGCAGACCATCAGGAGTCCGAACCGCGACAAGGCGACCTCGAGCTCTTTCTTTTTCGGGGAGGCCTCGAACTGTCGCTGCATGGCTTCGGAAAGAGCCTTGGCGGCGATCGCGCTGGTGGTGAGCGCCACGGCGGATTCGTAGCCCGAGCCGTGTTCGGCCTGCGAGAGCAGGTCGGCGGCGACCCATTCCACATTGGAGGATTCGTCGAAGAAGACCAGGATTTCGGAGGGGCCGGCGATGTTGTCGATGTCGACCGTCCCAAACACCTCGCGCTTGGCGATGGAGGCCCACACGTTGCAGGGCCCCACGATCTTGTCCACCCGTTCGATCCCTTTGCCGCCGTAGGCCAACAGCCCGATGGCCTGGGCGCCACCGATGGCGTAGATCTCCTCGATGGCCAGTTCGCGCAGCGCGAAGGCGACCGCGGGATCGAGTCCGTGCGGGCAGGGAGTGACCACCACGATTTCGCGCACGCCCGCCACGATGGCCGGAACGGCGCTCATGATGACCGTGCTGGGATAGACCCCGGCGCCGCCCGGAACATAGAGGCCCACCCGATGCAGAGGCGCGATCCGCATGCCCAGCCATTGGCCGCTGTCGCCTTCCAGCACCCAGGATTCCTCGGCCTGGCGCTCGTGGAAGGTGCGCACCTGCCGGATGGAGCGCTTGATGGCTTCCTGGACGGGCTTGGGGCATTTGTTCGCCGCGGCCTCGACGGTTTTTGTCGAGAGGCGGATCGGCTGCTTGGGACCCAATCCGTCGAAGGAGCGGGCGTATTCCGTCGCGGCGACCAGTCCGCGTTCGCGCACATCGGCGAGGATGGCGCGGACCTTGGCTTCGATTTCGGGCGAAGGGGCCGTCCCGCGTCCGACGATCTGCTTGAGCCGGGCGGCCGCCTTGGCACCGGTCAGGGCTGGGAAGATCATGCAGAGAGACCCGGGATCGGGGCGCCGTCCACGCGGGTCAACTGTTGGAAGTCGGCCAACAAACCCTTGAAGACGGGGCCCACCGAGCCTTCGCCGATCGCCCGGCCATCCACCTTCACCACGGGGATGAGCTCCGCGCCGGTGCCGGTGAGGAACATCTCCTGCGAGGTGTAGATGTCAAAACGCGACATGCGCTCCTCGCGCACCTCGATCCCCTTTTGGCGGGCCAGGTCGATCACGGCGTTGCGGGTGATTCCTTCCAGCGCGCCTTCGGTGGCGGGAGGCGTTACCAGTTTCCCGTTGCGCAGGATGAACAGGTTGTCGCCGGTGCATTCGGCCACGTAGCCTTGCAGGTTCAGCATGACCGCCTCCTGCACTCCGGCGCGGATGGCCTCCATCTTGGCCATGATGTTGTTCATGTAGTTGAGGCTCTTGATCCGCGGATTCAGCGCCTCGGGGTGGTTTCTGGGGGTGGCCACCGTCACGATGTCCAAGCCCTGCTGGTAGAGTTCCTGCGGATAGAGCTGGATGGTGGCGGCGATGCACACGATGCTCGCCTTCTTGCAGAGGTAGGGATTCAATCCCAGATCGCCCACGCCGCGGCTGACCACAAGCCGGATGTAGCCGTTGGCGATGCCGTTGCGACGACAGGATTCCACCACGATGGAGCTCATCTCCTCCTTGGAGACGGGAATCACCAGTCCGATGGCCTTGGCCGAGTCGTACAGGCGCTCGATGTGGGGTTGGAGCTTGAAGACCTTGCCGTG
This DNA window, taken from Fibrobacterota bacterium, encodes the following:
- a CDS encoding class I SAM-dependent rRNA methyltransferase gives rise to the protein MEPLFLLPREERRVLAGHLWVFSNEVDWKRSSRPEIGESRMLQAANGRPLGMVDCHPNTLIAARIQSDLPSAAPDVSFWKARFQKAQQERQSWVGSSTVCRLINADGDRLPGLTIDLYGTHAVVQAQTAAMDRRAPVIAQALLEMGFVGVKLSGKSHSRELEGLPQEDRWFGTPLDVAWVPVADGVEAAAPIGAGQKTGFFLDQTENRKRLAKFATGRTVLDACSYTGGWGLAMAKAGATGCEFLDSDASALEWVRQGWERADFRGNFGLLHGDVFDGLRQLAEQGRQFGVVVLDPPAFAKSRKTVDQALIGYQNLSRLGLEVLEPGGILVTCSCSGLVDEGDFHQAVVRALRQKKRQARLIARLGAAPDHPLHPSMPETLYLKVLVWAVD
- a CDS encoding PAS domain S-box protein produces the protein MARSILILVTLLMAVFGAMLHMGIYAASAALLPVLVVIAWLIWSRRAALVLTIVVVAGFVCLALLHIAGWASIPYDVRLFDRMPTYWLNLSAVYTLAGVLMFGVTYTLLHRMQAAVRSANESEKSVRGNQERLAEILRGIHDVVFLHDPRTGLILEAFGRVQEMYGYGPEDLIGKDVQAVSAGFAPWSRDEAKDWIDQAKLEGFAIFPWKARRADGTLFWVEVSIRPIHLVGEEKILVTVSDIDGFVNAQSDLATINAELESRVEQRTLEIQQEREAARAFAYSVSHDLRSPLRAINGFTKILREDFESSLPSEGRQALVRIESAAERMGGLIEALLSLSKVDRHPVHLSQVDISCLIQEVREELCAAAQCPGAGKSCCNVQWSVASLPSLLTDHALARMVLTNVLGNACKFIRPDSIQRIEIFAQERADGIWCVVSDNGVGFDMAYADKLFQAFQRLHSDSVDGIGIGLATVKKALDRLGGAIEAEGVVGAGATFRFRLGPAANNVRDEV
- the ilvE gene encoding branched-chain-amino-acid transaminase, with protein sequence MSEQLIYIDGEFYTKSEAKVSVFDHGFLYGDGVFEGIRAYHGKVFKLQPHIERLYDSAKAIGLVIPVSKEEMSSIVVESCRRNGIANGYIRLVVSRGVGDLGLNPYLCKKASIVCIAATIQLYPQELYQQGLDIVTVATPRNHPEALNPRIKSLNYMNNIMAKMEAIRAGVQEAVMLNLQGYVAECTGDNLFILRNGKLVTPPATEGALEGITRNAVIDLARQKGIEVREERMSRFDIYTSQEMFLTGTGAELIPVVKVDGRAIGEGSVGPVFKGLLADFQQLTRVDGAPIPGLSA
- the hisH gene encoding imidazole glycerol phosphate synthase subunit HisH → MTILVDYKAGNLTSVSLALSKVGIAHSISDDPDVVRKAQRVVFPGVGAAGQAMENLRSKGMDQALIEAVRRGIPVLGICIGCQILLERSEEDGGVDCLGILPGQVKRFDFSHLPQPRPKVPHMGWNPVRFVRPHPLFQGIAQDSHFYFVHSFYPAPQRPENILGSTEYGGQEFASILDGGNVVATQFHTEKSGENGLRLLSNFGTWKP
- the hemE gene encoding uroporphyrinogen decarboxylase, which translates into the protein MNDSPFLKACRGEISDRIPVWILRQAGRFLPQYREVRSRFPDFLEFVRNPEACAEVTCQPPALLGVDAAILFSDILTVLPPLGFDLAFREGEGPRISNPLRSGDGRNLTAFDPVQELSYVMDAVRACRAALPADLPLIGFAGAPWTVACYAVDGGGSKEFSRTRAWLYSDPNGFAKVLATLADTTADYLAAQAEAGCQVLQVFESWGGLLSPTDYRRMVIPAMERLLSRLREKTNLPVIVYCNGGSTLLRELLPLDCQVLAFDWRIEMKDARAIAGKRPLQGNFDPCLLHASHEDIGRRVREVAAQSAGGAWIANLGHGIQPDAPVAGLKALIDAVHAIDPRTLA
- the hisF gene encoding imidazole glycerol phosphate synthase subunit HisF, with amino-acid sequence MLAKRVIVCLDVRNGKVTKGVKFEGNLDLGDPVEMGAEYYRQGVDELVFYDITASAENRAIDIEMVRGVARHVFIPFSVGGGIRNLQDMRDVLLAGAEKVSLNSLAVRTPSIISDGAKAFGNQCIVLGMDALKVGVSEKVPSGYEIVVKGGRERTGIDAVAWAKRAEELGAGEICLNSIDADGTKAGYELEITRKIVQAVSIPVIASGGAGTPQHLSEVLMPNVGADAALVASLTHIDGYTVGQLKQAIAKSGLAVRI
- the hemG gene encoding protoporphyrinogen oxidase, giving the protein MTLRVGIVGAGISGLSTHHFLEREAAKRGLAIQVETWDPRPSPGGNVRTENRDGWRCEEAAESILNSRTETRELALELGLADRIVQASPAARKRFLVWRGKLRAMGPQSVFGSFPTWSAKLAALKEPFVQRGPEDESFADFGRRRLGKGLFEQIMDPMVTGIYAANPELLSVRSAFPRIKAMEQEHGSLVLALWHGRKARARQPKESKAGSGSYSFRGGMTDLVNALAASLGGSVLTDQPLVRLERLENGWRLHGRDRTADFDRVVLALPSHQLGNLDGLPATSRVDLCGVPYNPVAVVGLGFKREQVLHPLDGFGFLVPRSEGRKILGTLFTSSLWTDAAPEGHVLLRTMVGGGRSPELAGLAEHELIAMVQAELAELVGAQGAPVFSHVKRYAQGIPQYPVGHHLVVERLRQELSALGLFLAGNAWDGIGVNDCVAASAARAVTILAGA
- the hisD gene encoding histidinol dehydrogenase is translated as MIFPALTGAKAAARLKQIVGRGTAPSPEIEAKVRAILADVRERGLVAATEYARSFDGLGPKQPIRLSTKTVEAAANKCPKPVQEAIKRSIRQVRTFHERQAEESWVLEGDSGQWLGMRIAPLHRVGLYVPGGAGVYPSTVIMSAVPAIVAGVREIVVVTPCPHGLDPAVAFALRELAIEEIYAIGGAQAIGLLAYGGKGIERVDKIVGPCNVWASIAKREVFGTVDIDNIAGPSEILVFFDESSNVEWVAADLLSQAEHGSGYESAVALTTSAIAAKALSEAMQRQFEASPKKKELEVALSRFGLLMVCPNWTVALDVANRIAPEHAEILSNNAKEILEGLHNAGAIFVGPWTAESVGDYMAGPNHILPTNGTARFASPLGVYDFIKRTSLLLYGPQALAADGPHIAALADAEGFHHHAEAVRLRLPAAKAATQPASKSSPRRARPLSRPSKVAKPRRSK